The following proteins come from a genomic window of Thiothrix unzii:
- a CDS encoding class I SAM-dependent methyltransferase, translating into MRFTDTLPTPPAEALAHSAELAARIRAAITGNGGSIRFHDFMQMALYEPGLGYYVAGLRKIGADGDFVTAPEVSPLFSQCLANQCAQILNELGGDEILELGAGSGKMAADMLKHLESIGCLPTRYRILDLSPELRQRQHQTLNQYVPHLLERVEWLDSLPAQPIRGVIVGNEVLDAMPVEVFQMAEGERVIQTVIVQGDEFHWGNTTDAYTSEFNPALPAWMQSMADTLEAGALVLIDYGYEAADYYRPERNTGTLICHYQHRVHDNPLIYPGLQDITASVDFTAAANAGLDAGLNLGGYTTQAAFLANSGLETLFIQALEANPASQYHLAQQVRTLSLPSEMGERFKVMAFTKGFTPALAGFRLADQRHRL; encoded by the coding sequence ATGCGCTTCACTGACACATTACCCACACCCCCAGCCGAGGCATTGGCGCACAGTGCCGAACTTGCCGCCCGGATTCGTGCTGCCATTACCGGCAACGGTGGCAGTATCCGTTTCCACGATTTTATGCAAATGGCGTTATACGAACCGGGCTTGGGCTATTACGTGGCAGGCTTGCGTAAAATCGGTGCAGACGGTGATTTCGTTACCGCGCCGGAAGTTTCCCCGCTGTTTTCGCAATGCCTCGCCAATCAATGTGCGCAAATCCTCAATGAACTCGGTGGCGACGAAATTCTCGAACTGGGTGCGGGCAGCGGTAAAATGGCAGCGGATATGCTTAAACATTTGGAAAGCATCGGTTGCTTACCCACCCGTTACCGAATTTTGGATCTCAGCCCCGAATTGCGCCAACGCCAACACCAGACCTTGAACCAATACGTGCCGCATTTGCTGGAACGGGTGGAATGGCTGGATAGCTTACCTGCGCAACCCATCCGTGGGGTCATTGTCGGCAATGAGGTGCTGGATGCGATGCCGGTGGAAGTGTTTCAGATGGCTGAAGGGGAGCGGGTCATTCAAACAGTGATAGTGCAAGGTGACGAATTTCACTGGGGGAATACTACTGATGCCTACACCTCCGAATTCAACCCTGCCCTCCCTGCTTGGATGCAAAGCATGGCGGATACGCTGGAAGCTGGCGCATTAGTGCTGATTGATTACGGTTACGAGGCGGCGGATTACTACCGTCCTGAACGTAACACGGGCACGCTGATTTGCCATTACCAGCATCGAGTACATGATAATCCGCTGATTTATCCGGGTTTGCAGGACATTACCGCGAGCGTGGATTTTACCGCAGCGGCTAATGCAGGGCTGGATGCGGGGTTAAACCTTGGCGGATACACCACGCAAGCGGCTTTTCTTGCCAACAGTGGGTTGGAGACATTATTTATACAAGCGTTGGAAGCCAATCCCGCCAGTCAGTATCACCTCGCGCAGCAAGTACGCACCTTAAGTTTACCCTCGGAAATGGGGGAACGCTTTAAAGTCATGGCTTTTACGAAAGGGTTTACGCCAGCATTAGCGGGCTTTAGACTTGCCGACCAGCGACATCGCCTATAA
- a CDS encoding PP0621 family protein has protein sequence MSRIIFIIVLLVVGFLLLKSWQRKQSLKQQHKQSSGEIQNNTRMVRCLECGLHVPEGEAISQGGKHFCSLDHAQRHLTKN, from the coding sequence ATGTCCCGTATTATTTTTATCATTGTTTTGCTGGTAGTCGGGTTTCTTCTGTTAAAATCTTGGCAACGTAAGCAAAGTCTCAAACAACAACACAAACAATCCTCCGGGGAAATTCAAAATAATACCCGCATGGTGCGCTGCTTAGAATGCGGCCTGCATGTCCCGGAAGGTGAAGCGATTTCCCAAGGGGGGAAACACTTTTGCAGTCTGGATCACGCGCAACGACATTTAACCAAAAATTAG
- a CDS encoding tRNA(Met) cytidine acetyltransferase TmcA codes for MFWITTAPGIAGALPAKKAHTLLGQDTDIIMFDAHSGFDVNAFAAVSGTLRGGGTLYLLTPPLDEWADFPDPDYRRFIPYPYQPHEVWGRFLGRFVGMLQTLTPQPPLPEVEGEQGVGGRVQQDAVVTILEANAPVVLTADRGRGKSAALGMAASQLQVAGKRVLLTAPSRATVESVFKHAELPPSFFAPDDLLQTLPEGDVLLVDEAAAIPVPLLLKMLEHYPRCVFSTTLHGYEGSGRGFALRFQKALETLAPGWQAVRLQQPMRWAENDPLECFINQALLLDADLAPFTPCGGRVGDGGAEYRQLNRDELAQNEPLLRQLFGLLITAHYQTRPSDLRQLLDAPDISIHVLEQQGTLVAVALLSREGGLDAQLTAAIHAGTRRPHGHPVPQTLTFHAQLAGAAELVCERVMRIAVHPLLQNQGLGAHLLEHLLGFAAQQGADYLGVSYAMTPELLRFWERAGFVVARIGFRQDAASGSRSVVQVKALSVRAVGLFKGL; via the coding sequence GTGTTTTGGATTACCACAGCCCCCGGTATTGCCGGGGCGTTGCCTGCCAAAAAAGCCCACACTTTGCTGGGGCAAGATACCGACATTATCATGTTTGATGCACACAGCGGCTTTGACGTGAATGCGTTTGCGGCGGTGAGCGGCACATTGCGCGGTGGTGGCACGTTGTATTTGCTGACTCCGCCGTTGGATGAATGGGCAGATTTTCCTGACCCGGATTACCGGCGGTTTATCCCTTATCCTTATCAGCCGCATGAGGTGTGGGGGCGGTTTTTGGGGCGATTTGTGGGGATGTTACAGACCCTCACCCCCCAGCCCCCTCTCCCAGAGGTAGAGGGGGAGCAAGGTGTTGGGGGGAGGGTACAACAAGATGCAGTTGTAACCATTCTTGAAGCCAATGCGCCGGTGGTGCTGACGGCCGATCGCGGGCGCGGTAAATCGGCGGCGTTGGGGATGGCAGCCAGTCAGTTGCAGGTTGCTGGCAAGCGGGTGCTATTGACCGCGCCGTCGCGTGCTACGGTGGAGAGTGTCTTTAAGCACGCGGAATTGCCACCGTCGTTTTTTGCCCCTGATGATTTGCTGCAAACTTTACCGGAAGGTGATGTATTGCTGGTGGATGAGGCTGCGGCGATTCCTGTGCCGTTGTTATTGAAAATGCTGGAACACTATCCGCGCTGTGTTTTTTCCACGACGCTACACGGCTACGAGGGTAGTGGGCGAGGATTTGCGCTGCGTTTCCAAAAAGCACTGGAAACGCTGGCTCCTGGTTGGCAGGCGGTGCGCTTGCAACAGCCAATGCGCTGGGCGGAAAACGATCCGCTGGAATGTTTCATCAATCAGGCATTATTGTTGGATGCAGATCTTGCTCCCTTCACCCCTTGCGGGGGAAGGGTTGGGGATGGGGGGGCAGAGTATCGTCAACTAAACCGCGATGAACTCGCACAAAACGAACCCTTGCTACGCCAACTCTTCGGCTTACTCATTACCGCCCACTACCAAACCCGCCCGTCGGATTTACGTCAATTGCTGGACGCGCCGGATATTTCCATTCACGTATTGGAACAGCAAGGCACGCTGGTGGCAGTGGCGTTGTTATCGCGTGAAGGTGGTTTGGATGCGCAACTCACGGCGGCGATTCATGCCGGAACGCGCCGCCCACACGGTCATCCTGTGCCGCAAACCTTGACGTTTCATGCGCAACTGGCGGGTGCGGCAGAGCTGGTTTGTGAGAGGGTGATGCGCATTGCGGTGCATCCTTTGTTGCAAAATCAAGGATTAGGTGCGCATTTATTGGAACATCTGCTAGGATTCGCTGCCCAACAGGGGGCGGATTATCTGGGGGTGAGTTATGCCATGACCCCGGAATTGCTGCGTTTTTGGGAACGTGCGGGCTTTGTGGTGGCGCGTATCGGGTTTCGTCAAGATGCCGCGAGCGGTAGTCGTTCGGTGGTGCAAGTGAAAGCGTTGAGTGTTCGCGCAGTGGGCTTGTTTAAAGGGTTGTAG
- a CDS encoding transcription termination/antitermination NusG family protein, translating to MVTTQRSWYLLTSRPRQDALAEEQLLKQEYEVYRPLAQCLRARRGKMLSVVESLFPRYMFIHLDDGVEDNWGPIRSTRGVVGFVRFGIRNLPPPIPEKFILALKAAESQLAERAIDLDRFHNGDVVVIDNDGPFKGLPAIFQHYDGEQRSVVMLEILHKMTRLAISPADLRAAA from the coding sequence ATGGTAACAACGCAACGCAGTTGGTATTTACTGACAAGCAGACCTCGGCAAGATGCTCTTGCAGAGGAACAATTATTAAAGCAAGAATACGAGGTGTACCGCCCTTTAGCGCAATGCCTGCGGGCACGGCGCGGTAAAATGCTCAGCGTGGTTGAGTCGCTTTTCCCGCGTTATATGTTCATTCATTTGGATGACGGCGTGGAAGATAACTGGGGACCTATCCGTAGTACACGGGGAGTGGTTGGCTTCGTGCGTTTTGGCATACGCAACTTACCCCCGCCAATCCCTGAAAAATTCATCCTTGCGTTAAAAGCAGCGGAAAGTCAGCTTGCAGAACGTGCGATTGATCTTGACCGCTTCCACAATGGTGATGTGGTAGTCATTGACAACGATGGCCCCTTTAAAGGCTTACCAGCTATTTTCCAGCATTACGATGGTGAACAACGCAGTGTCGTCATGTTGGAAATCTTGCACAAGATGACCAGACTGGCGATTTCACCCGCTGATTTACGCGCTGCGGCTTAG
- a CDS encoding undecaprenyl-diphosphate phosphatase — protein sequence MDFLLLIKAAVMGLVEGATEFLPVSSTGHLILAGDLMNFMDHDKRGVFEVAIQLGAILAVVWEYRTRFVSTFAGLGRDPIANRLIINLAIAFLPLAILGLLFGDVIKENLFKPVPVAIAFILGAFVILWAEKRQHTITIPTVDDIKPLDALKLGLAQAVALIPGTSRSGATIIGGLFFGLSRQAAAEFSFFLAVPTLGIASIYSMYKARDLLSFDDIGAWIVGFVFSFISAMIAVRALIRYVSHHDFTVFAWYRIAFGVIVLITAYTGLVEWTVH from the coding sequence ATGGATTTTCTTTTGCTTATCAAAGCGGCTGTCATGGGTCTCGTGGAAGGCGCGACCGAGTTTTTACCCGTCTCCAGCACCGGACACTTGATTCTGGCTGGCGATTTAATGAACTTCATGGATCACGATAAACGCGGCGTGTTTGAAGTGGCGATTCAGTTAGGCGCGATTCTGGCGGTGGTGTGGGAATACCGTACCCGTTTCGTCAGCACTTTCGCGGGCTTAGGGCGTGATCCGATTGCCAATCGTTTGATCATTAATCTGGCGATTGCCTTTTTACCACTGGCAATTTTAGGCTTGTTGTTTGGCGATGTAATTAAAGAAAACCTGTTTAAACCCGTGCCGGTAGCGATTGCGTTCATTTTGGGTGCGTTCGTCATTCTATGGGCGGAAAAACGCCAACACACCATAACCATTCCGACGGTGGATGATATTAAACCACTGGACGCGCTGAAATTAGGGTTGGCGCAAGCCGTGGCATTGATTCCGGGTACGTCACGTTCGGGTGCAACCATTATCGGTGGTTTATTTTTTGGTTTATCGCGGCAGGCAGCGGCGGAATTTTCGTTTTTCCTTGCCGTGCCGACGTTGGGCATTGCGTCGATTTACTCGATGTACAAGGCTCGCGATTTACTGAGTTTTGACGATATTGGCGCGTGGATTGTCGGTTTCGTGTTCTCTTTCATCAGCGCGATGATTGCGGTACGCGCACTGATCCGCTACGTCAGCCACCACGATTTTACCGTGTTCGCGTGGTATCGCATTGCCTTTGGGGTAATCGTGTTAATCACCGCCTACACAGGTTTGGTGGAGTGGACTGTTCACTAA
- a CDS encoding ABC transporter permease, translating into MKAILVLAGMELRRMFVSPLAWSLLAVVQFILAWVFLLGLSEYISLQPQFAGMEDPPGISDLVVSALYLWAGIIMLAVMPLITMRQFAEERMNQTLLLLTSAPISNTQIVLGKYFGVLAFVLLMVAMLTLMPLSLSIGTGLDWGKLAAAVLGLVLLLASFAAAGLFLSALTRQPVIAAVLTFGFLLFLVVLYISGNSQGTGSEVLVYLSHFGHFLAFMEGLFDTRDVVYYALFIGGFLILTIRKLDDERLQG; encoded by the coding sequence ATGAAAGCCATTTTAGTATTAGCGGGGATGGAATTACGCCGGATGTTTGTTTCACCACTAGCATGGAGTTTATTGGCGGTGGTGCAGTTTATTCTGGCGTGGGTGTTTTTGCTGGGTTTGAGTGAATACATTAGTTTGCAACCGCAATTTGCAGGGATGGAAGATCCGCCGGGGATTAGTGATTTAGTGGTTTCCGCGTTGTATTTATGGGCGGGGATTATTATGTTGGCGGTCATGCCATTGATTACCATGCGTCAATTTGCGGAAGAGCGCATGAATCAAACTTTGTTATTGCTCACCTCTGCACCGATTTCTAATACGCAAATTGTGTTGGGTAAATACTTTGGGGTATTAGCCTTTGTATTGTTAATGGTGGCGATGCTGACTTTAATGCCATTATCACTGAGTATTGGTACGGGGTTGGATTGGGGTAAATTAGCGGCAGCAGTGTTGGGTTTGGTGTTGTTGTTAGCTTCTTTTGCAGCAGCGGGTTTGTTTTTATCGGCATTAACCCGTCAGCCAGTCATTGCGGCGGTGCTGACATTTGGGTTTTTGCTGTTTTTGGTGGTGCTATATATTTCGGGAAACTCCCAAGGTACGGGTAGTGAAGTTCTGGTATATTTGTCGCATTTCGGGCATTTCTTAGCGTTTATGGAAGGGCTGTTTGATACCCGCGATGTGGTGTATTACGCGCTATTCATTGGTGGCTTTTTGATTTTAACCATCCGTAAACTGGATGATGAGCGTTTACAAGGTTGA
- a CDS encoding P-II family nitrogen regulator translates to MKLIQAIIKPFKLDDVREALTEIGVTGMTATEVKGFGRQKGHTELYRGAEYVVDFLPKVKLEIVVKEEDLDSAIEAIQKAAHTGKIGDGKIFVIPVEQSIRIRTGESGRDAV, encoded by the coding sequence ATGAAACTGATTCAAGCCATCATTAAACCGTTTAAATTGGACGATGTGCGCGAGGCTTTGACCGAAATTGGTGTAACGGGCATGACGGCTACTGAGGTCAAAGGGTTTGGGCGGCAGAAAGGTCATACCGAATTGTACCGTGGCGCGGAATACGTGGTGGATTTCTTGCCAAAAGTTAAGCTGGAAATCGTGGTGAAAGAAGAAGATTTGGATTCCGCTATCGAAGCCATTCAAAAAGCCGCGCACACCGGCAAAATCGGTGACGGTAAAATTTTCGTGATTCCGGTTGAGCAATCTATCCGTATTCGTACCGGTGAAAGCGGACGGGACGCGGTATAA
- a CDS encoding ABC transporter ATP-binding protein, translating into MANHTPETLVAASGLSRYYSDHCAVDSLDVHLHKGEVLGLLGPNGAGKSTTMQMLTGNLAPTAGEILISGIDLLDEPRKAKQQIGYLPEQPPVYRDLTVSEYLHFCARLRNIPAKACADAVNRASTRCGLEQVSRRLIGNLSKGYRQRVGIAQAILHNPPVVILDEPTVGLDPIQIREIRELIRELGKEHGIILSTHILPEVQAVCDRVQILNRGKTVFNDTLEGVASLEKVFFDLIFREAEIIGEAA; encoded by the coding sequence ATGGCAAATCACACTCCAGAAACACTCGTAGCCGCGTCGGGGTTGTCGCGTTATTACAGTGATCATTGCGCTGTAGACTCACTCGACGTGCATTTGCACAAGGGCGAAGTGCTCGGTTTACTCGGCCCTAACGGTGCGGGTAAGTCCACCACCATGCAGATGTTGACCGGAAACCTTGCGCCCACGGCAGGGGAAATTCTTATAAGCGGTATTGATTTGCTGGATGAACCGCGCAAGGCCAAACAGCAGATTGGTTATTTGCCGGAACAACCGCCCGTTTATCGGGATTTAACTGTGAGTGAATACCTGCATTTTTGTGCGCGGTTGCGCAATATACCCGCGAAAGCGTGCGCGGATGCAGTCAACCGAGCCAGCACGCGCTGCGGTTTGGAGCAGGTGAGTCGTCGCTTAATTGGTAATTTATCCAAAGGCTATCGGCAACGGGTGGGGATTGCGCAAGCGATTTTGCATAACCCGCCAGTGGTGATTCTGGATGAGCCAACGGTGGGTTTAGACCCGATTCAAATTCGTGAAATCCGCGAGTTAATCCGTGAATTGGGCAAGGAGCACGGCATTATTTTATCCACGCACATTTTGCCGGAAGTGCAGGCGGTGTGTGACCGGGTGCAAATCCTCAATCGTGGTAAAACTGTGTTTAACGATACCCTTGAAGGTGTTGCGTCTTTGGAAAAAGTGTTTTTTGATTTGATTTTCCGGGAAGCGGAAATCATTGGGGAGGCAGCATGA
- a CDS encoding NAD+ synthase, producing the protein MQKKNQTLRIALAQLNVCVGDVQANLQQVQAAIQHAQAQHADLIVFPELVLAGYPPEDLLFRPDFLAQMQTTVISLAQQVQGITAIVGVPLLRDGVLRNMACVLRDGAVIAEYAKQCLPNYRVFDEKRYFTPGTQSLVIEVAGVNVGLLICEDIWEDAPAQAAVAAGAQVLCVLNASPFSDDKQAQRTALLQRQAISNQCAIAYVNLVGGQDELVFDGDSMLVDAAGNIGFRAEAFVDGVFVEEWGVDAGKATFIEPSLATIPLIYKALTTGIRDYVRKNGFSRVLLGLSGGIDSALVLALAVDALGAENVEAVMMPFHYTSGMSLEDAQQQAAWLGVRYRNLPIASVYDEFMQVLTPEFAGKPVDVTEQNLQARIRGVLLMSLSNKLGGLLLSTSNKSESAVGYATLYGDMAGAFSPLKDVYKMQVYALAQYRNTLGMAIPLRVIERPPSAELAPGQVDQDSLPPYEVLDAILQRFIEGDEALDAIIAAGFDAVTVRRVVNLVLLSEYKRRQAAPGVRISGRGFGKDWRYPITSAWRKNLPFKIP; encoded by the coding sequence GTGCAAAAGAAAAATCAGACATTACGCATCGCACTAGCGCAACTCAATGTGTGTGTGGGGGATGTGCAAGCCAACCTTCAGCAAGTACAAGCGGCGATTCAACACGCCCAAGCACAGCACGCCGACTTGATTGTGTTTCCAGAGCTGGTGCTGGCGGGCTATCCGCCGGAAGATTTGCTGTTTCGCCCCGATTTCCTCGCGCAAATGCAAACCACCGTTATCAGCCTTGCGCAACAAGTGCAGGGGATTACTGCGATTGTGGGTGTGCCTTTATTACGCGATGGGGTATTGCGCAATATGGCGTGCGTGTTGCGTGACGGCGCAGTGATTGCGGAATACGCCAAGCAGTGTTTGCCCAATTACCGAGTATTCGATGAAAAACGCTATTTCACGCCGGGAACGCAGTCGTTGGTGATTGAAGTGGCGGGTGTTAACGTTGGGCTGCTGATTTGCGAAGACATTTGGGAAGACGCACCGGCACAAGCAGCGGTTGCCGCAGGCGCACAAGTGTTGTGTGTGTTAAATGCTTCCCCGTTTAGCGATGATAAACAAGCACAACGCACCGCTTTGCTGCAACGCCAAGCGATTTCTAACCAGTGCGCTATCGCCTACGTTAATTTGGTGGGTGGGCAGGATGAATTGGTGTTCGATGGCGATTCCATGTTGGTGGATGCGGCGGGGAATATTGGGTTTCGGGCGGAAGCGTTTGTGGATGGGGTGTTTGTTGAGGAGTGGGGAGTGGATGCGGGGAAGGCAACATTTATTGAGCCATCGCTTGCTACGATCCCGCTTATTTACAAAGCCCTAACCACCGGCATTCGCGATTATGTGCGTAAAAACGGTTTTTCGCGGGTGTTGCTGGGATTGTCGGGTGGTATCGACTCGGCATTGGTGCTGGCATTAGCGGTAGATGCGCTGGGTGCAGAGAATGTGGAAGCGGTGATGATGCCGTTTCATTATACCTCCGGGATGAGTTTGGAGGATGCGCAACAGCAAGCGGCATGGTTAGGGGTGCGTTACCGGAATTTGCCGATTGCGTCCGTTTACGACGAGTTTATGCAGGTGTTGACCCCGGAATTTGCCGGAAAGCCCGTGGATGTGACTGAGCAGAATTTGCAGGCGCGGATTCGCGGGGTGTTGCTGATGTCGCTTTCCAATAAACTGGGTGGTTTGTTGTTATCTACCAGCAATAAAAGCGAAAGTGCGGTGGGTTACGCGACGCTGTACGGCGATATGGCGGGGGCGTTTTCGCCGCTGAAAGATGTTTATAAAATGCAGGTGTATGCACTGGCGCAATACCGCAATACTCTCGGCATGGCGATTCCGTTGCGGGTTATTGAGCGGCCTCCTTCGGCAGAATTGGCACCTGGGCAGGTTGATCAGGATTCGTTGCCGCCGTATGAGGTGTTGGATGCCATTTTGCAGCGATTTATTGAAGGTGATGAGGCATTAGACGCTATCATTGCCGCTGGATTCGATGCCGTAACGGTTCGCCGGGTGGTGAATCTGGTATTATTGAGCGAGTATAAGCGCAGACAAGCAGCACCCGGCGTGCGTATCAGCGGGCGTGGTTTTGGGAAGGACTGGCGTTACCCGATTACCTCTGCTTGGCGTAAAAATTTACCTTTTAAAATCCCTTAA
- a CDS encoding acyltransferase family protein: protein MEKVSTGGQRFLALDALRGIAALWVVYFHIYGGLGYLAVDFFLVLSGFILAHRYLYGAKSSTPLEFINHRIARLYPLHLYTLLMFVAVHWWLYAVMPDFPDGALFTFVQNLTMTHSIGLNPQGLTWNYPSWSISVEFWVNVLFIFVITRNTRSGVLFLAGTLGVVVLFMQHGHLNTHVENYFGFLNSGLLRGMSSFVLGILAYRVYLFYRDDPRVGQCAAWLELTCLALVLGIIWSRTGRSMGMDVFVPYLALLMVAIFAFEQGWLSRGLRKLAYLGEISYSVYLNHLVVLMLVRHFAKQNAWDKPVVLGLTLLIVVIYSHFTHRYLEIPLGKQARRGLEWLTTKPQREV from the coding sequence GTGGAAAAGGTTTCAACAGGCGGGCAGCGTTTCCTCGCTTTGGATGCATTGCGCGGAATAGCGGCGTTGTGGGTGGTGTATTTCCACATTTACGGCGGTTTGGGTTATTTGGCGGTGGATTTCTTTTTGGTGTTGAGCGGGTTTATTCTCGCACATCGCTATTTGTACGGGGCTAAATCCAGCACACCGCTGGAGTTTATTAATCACCGGATTGCGCGGCTTTACCCGTTACATTTATACACCTTGCTGATGTTTGTGGCGGTGCATTGGTGGCTTTATGCGGTGATGCCGGATTTCCCTGATGGTGCATTGTTTACGTTTGTGCAAAACCTGACGATGACACATAGCATTGGTTTGAATCCGCAGGGCTTGACGTGGAATTACCCCAGTTGGTCGATTTCGGTGGAGTTTTGGGTCAATGTGCTGTTTATCTTCGTGATTACCCGCAATACCCGCAGCGGCGTGTTATTTTTGGCAGGAACCTTGGGTGTGGTCGTGCTTTTTATGCAGCATGGGCATTTGAATACCCACGTTGAAAACTATTTCGGTTTCCTCAATTCTGGCTTATTGCGCGGGATGTCGTCGTTTGTACTGGGCATTTTAGCTTACCGCGTGTATTTGTTTTACCGTGATGATCCGCGCGTTGGGCAATGTGCCGCGTGGTTAGAGTTAACGTGTTTGGCACTGGTGTTAGGGATTATCTGGAGCCGTACTGGGCGATCAATGGGCATGGATGTGTTCGTGCCGTATTTGGCGTTACTGATGGTGGCTATTTTCGCGTTTGAGCAAGGTTGGTTGTCGCGTGGTTTGCGTAAACTGGCGTATTTGGGCGAAATTTCTTACTCGGTATACCTCAACCATTTGGTGGTGTTGATGCTGGTGCGGCATTTTGCCAAGCAAAACGCTTGGGATAAACCCGTGGTGTTGGGTTTAACGTTGCTGATTGTGGTGATTTATTCGCATTTTACCCACCGTTATCTGGAAATTCCGCTGGGTAAACAAGCGCGGCGCGGCTTGGAGTGGTTAACCACCAAGCCGCAGCGTGAGGTTTAG
- a CDS encoding pteridine reductase yields MATLEGKVVLLTGAARRIGAVIARTLHAAGATVVIHYRHSAADAQQLQTALNTQRAASCFLVQGDLLAVAQLPSLIAETLALTGRLDVLVNNASSFYPTPIGTLTETQFDDLIGTNLKAPLFLAQAAASQLRANHGCIINIVDIHGFRPLKGYPAYCAAKAGLLMLTQSLARELGPEVRVNGVAPGAILWPEMAENHAMHQDLLAKTALKREGSPEDIARTVLFLVRDADYITGQVIPVDGGRVLNH; encoded by the coding sequence ATGGCGACATTAGAAGGCAAAGTAGTGCTGTTAACAGGTGCGGCACGACGTATCGGCGCGGTTATCGCCCGCACCTTGCACGCGGCAGGCGCGACCGTAGTAATTCATTACCGCCACTCCGCCGCTGATGCGCAACAATTACAAACGGCGTTAAATACACAGCGCGCGGCTTCGTGTTTTCTGGTGCAGGGTGATTTATTAGCGGTTGCACAATTACCGTCGTTGATTGCTGAAACGCTGGCACTGACCGGGCGTTTGGATGTGCTGGTAAACAATGCATCGTCATTTTACCCCACACCGATTGGTACGCTTACCGAAACCCAGTTTGACGATTTAATCGGCACGAATCTCAAAGCACCGTTGTTTCTAGCGCAAGCTGCTGCGTCACAATTGCGGGCTAATCACGGTTGTATTATCAATATCGTCGATATTCACGGATTTCGTCCGCTGAAAGGTTATCCGGCGTATTGTGCGGCGAAAGCGGGTTTGCTGATGCTGACGCAATCACTGGCGCGTGAACTGGGGCCGGAAGTGCGGGTAAATGGCGTTGCACCCGGTGCGATTTTATGGCCAGAAATGGCTGAAAATCACGCGATGCACCAAGATTTACTCGCCAAAACCGCGCTGAAACGCGAAGGTAGCCCGGAAGACATTGCCCGTACCGTATTGTTTTTGGTGCGTGATGCGGATTACATCACGGGGCAAGTCATTCCGGTGGATGGCGGTCGGGTGTTAAACCACTAA